A region from the Spirochaetae bacterium HGW-Spirochaetae-1 genome encodes:
- a CDS encoding nitrate reductase has translation MAGKINRREFIKIAGAGVGGLAVAAGAGKVIYDYVRENGKPDSITRTPTYCEMCTYQCAGWAYTKNGVPWKLVGNELDEHCYGRLCTKGSAGFGVYDDPDRLKTPLIRTEVRGQQAFREATWDEALDYIADKMKIIAEKHGPESVALFSHGSGGKWFKTLLKAYGTNSFAAPSYANCRGPREEGYIITYGEPIDTPERTDMKNSKCVVLLGSHIGENTHSQQVNEFTSAIAAGATVIVVDPRFSIAAGKARYWLPIKPGTDLALLLAWINVIIEENLYDADYIARYTVGFDELKKAVKNNTPEWAYPVTTIKPDIIRETAREMAKNAPATLLHPGRHNVWYGDDTQRVRAGAILNALLGSWGRKGGFFLPEKAHLAEFPVPAFPKPKKTFKDTHIGGQFGLANLAISDGVCDATIHSVRDNHGSFYEAWFIYGSNLLKALPNPEKTIKALKDLELVVVVDILPTEITGWADVVLPDTTYLERYDDIRTSQGRTPQIALRSPVFEPRYNSKPAWWIAKNLADKMGLGAYFPWKDVEEYLDFKLKKAGSSLEEMKKVGVKNFERETPLYIGKGENYRFSTDSGKVELYSKTMVDYGHDPVPQFTRHDEPESGYFRLLYGRSPSHSFARTTNNPILTQLDRENEVWINTAVAREWGIKPGQYVRLVNQDGVESNRVRAKVTERIRPDCVYMVHGFGSTQKQLKKAYNKGADDQSLMTRVKVDPIMGGQAMHGNFVTFRVG, from the coding sequence ATGGCAGGGAAAATAAACCGACGCGAGTTTATAAAAATTGCAGGTGCGGGTGTGGGCGGTCTGGCCGTTGCCGCCGGTGCCGGCAAGGTCATTTATGACTATGTCAGAGAGAATGGAAAACCCGACAGTATTACACGAACCCCAACATACTGTGAAATGTGCACGTATCAGTGTGCCGGATGGGCATACACTAAAAACGGAGTACCCTGGAAGCTTGTGGGCAATGAACTGGACGAGCATTGCTATGGCAGGCTTTGCACCAAGGGATCCGCAGGGTTCGGTGTATATGATGATCCTGACCGGCTGAAAACGCCTCTCATCAGAACCGAGGTACGGGGGCAGCAGGCCTTCCGTGAAGCGACCTGGGATGAAGCACTGGATTACATTGCCGATAAAATGAAAATCATTGCCGAAAAACATGGACCGGAAAGCGTGGCCCTTTTCAGTCATGGATCGGGTGGTAAATGGTTTAAAACACTGCTCAAGGCCTATGGTACAAACAGCTTTGCTGCGCCGTCCTATGCCAACTGCCGGGGGCCCCGCGAGGAGGGCTATATCATCACTTACGGTGAGCCCATTGATACACCGGAACGCACGGATATGAAAAACAGCAAATGCGTGGTCCTCCTGGGGTCGCATATCGGTGAAAATACCCACAGCCAGCAGGTGAATGAATTCACTTCTGCCATCGCGGCGGGTGCCACGGTGATTGTGGTCGATCCCCGTTTTTCCATTGCAGCGGGCAAGGCCCGATACTGGCTTCCCATAAAACCGGGTACAGACCTGGCACTGCTGCTGGCGTGGATTAACGTCATTATCGAGGAAAATCTATACGATGCCGACTATATTGCCCGTTACACCGTTGGTTTCGATGAATTGAAAAAGGCGGTAAAGAATAATACACCGGAGTGGGCCTATCCTGTTACCACGATCAAACCCGATATCATCCGCGAGACGGCACGCGAAATGGCCAAGAACGCACCGGCCACCTTACTGCATCCCGGACGTCATAACGTGTGGTACGGCGATGACACACAGCGTGTCAGGGCAGGAGCAATCCTGAACGCCCTGCTGGGAAGCTGGGGACGGAAGGGAGGTTTTTTCCTTCCCGAAAAGGCACATCTTGCCGAGTTTCCCGTGCCGGCCTTTCCCAAACCGAAAAAAACATTCAAGGATACGCATATCGGCGGCCAATTCGGGCTGGCAAACCTGGCCATATCGGACGGCGTATGCGACGCTACGATCCATTCCGTGAGAGATAATCACGGGAGTTTTTACGAGGCATGGTTCATCTACGGGTCAAACCTTCTCAAGGCGCTTCCCAATCCGGAGAAGACCATCAAGGCTCTTAAAGACCTGGAACTGGTCGTCGTGGTGGATATTCTGCCCACGGAAATTACCGGATGGGCCGATGTGGTGCTGCCCGATACAACTTACCTGGAGCGTTATGACGACATCAGGACTTCACAGGGGAGGACGCCCCAGATAGCGCTTCGCAGTCCCGTATTCGAACCGCGCTACAACTCGAAACCAGCCTGGTGGATAGCGAAGAATCTCGCCGATAAAATGGGACTCGGTGCTTACTTCCCCTGGAAAGACGTGGAAGAATATCTTGATTTCAAACTGAAAAAAGCCGGCTCGTCCCTCGAAGAGATGAAGAAGGTGGGTGTAAAGAATTTTGAAAGAGAAACACCGCTTTATATCGGCAAAGGCGAAAATTACCGGTTCTCCACGGACAGCGGAAAAGTAGAACTCTATTCAAAAACTATGGTGGATTATGGGCACGATCCGGTGCCGCAATTCACCAGGCATGATGAGCCTGAGAGCGGATATTTTCGTCTTCTCTATGGGCGGTCGCCCTCTCATTCCTTTGCCAGGACAACGAACAATCCGATTCTAACCCAGCTCGATCGTGAAAACGAGGTGTGGATTAACACCGCCGTGGCCCGGGAATGGGGTATTAAGCCAGGACAGTATGTCCGTCTTGTAAACCAGGACGGTGTGGAGAGCAACAGGGTGAGGGCGAAGGTTACGGAGAGAATACGGCCCGACTGCGTATATATGGTCCATGGTTTTGGCAGCACGCAGAAGCAGTTGAAAAAGGCCTACAACAAAGGGGCTGACGACCAGAGCCTCATGACCCGTGTCAAGGTTGATCCCATAATGGGCGGGCAGGCCATGCATGGAAATTTTGTGACTTTCAGGGTAGGTTGA
- a CDS encoding tetrathionate reductase — MKKKYAMVIDTKVCVGCGACVVACKTENEVPEGLHRDWIVEEITGSYPHLFMEVRSERCNHCSDAPCVSACPTGASHYREDTENLVLVTPGKCTGCKACMAACPYDARFTMPEGYASKCTFCEHRLDQGLDPACMSVCPAHAIFFGDLNNPESTVSLLLKKRQYRVLMPEVGTEPNIYYLT; from the coding sequence ATGAAAAAGAAATACGCAATGGTGATAGATACAAAGGTATGTGTGGGTTGCGGAGCCTGTGTTGTGGCATGCAAAACTGAAAACGAGGTCCCCGAGGGGCTTCATCGCGACTGGATAGTCGAGGAGATCACGGGTTCCTATCCCCACCTTTTCATGGAGGTTCGGTCCGAGCGCTGCAATCACTGTTCCGATGCTCCCTGTGTGAGCGCCTGTCCCACGGGGGCCAGCCATTACCGCGAGGACACGGAAAACCTGGTGCTGGTAACCCCGGGGAAATGCACGGGCTGCAAGGCCTGTATGGCGGCCTGTCCCTATGACGCCCGCTTCACCATGCCCGAGGGATATGCGAGTAAATGCACATTCTGCGAACACCGCCTGGATCAGGGACTTGATCCGGCATGCATGTCCGTATGTCCGGCTCACGCCATATTTTTCGGTGATCTGAACAATCCCGAAAGCACGGTTTCGCTGCTTTTGAAAAAACGTCAATACAGGGTGCTCATGCCGGAAGTGGGGACGGAGCCCAACATATATTACTTAACATGA